In Piliocolobus tephrosceles isolate RC106 chromosome 6, ASM277652v3, whole genome shotgun sequence, the following are encoded in one genomic region:
- the EIF5 gene encoding eukaryotic translation initiation factor 5 gives MSVNVNRSVSDQFYRYKMPRLIAKVEGKGNGIKTVIVNMVDVAKALNRPPTYPTKYFGCELGAQTQFDVKNDRYIVNGSHEANKLQDMLDGFIKKFVLCPECENPETDLHVNPKKQTIGNSCKACGYRGMLDTHHKLCTFILKNPPENSDSGTGKKEKEKKNRKGKDKENGSVSSSETPPPPPPPNEISPPPHTVEEEEDDDWGEDTTEEAQRRRMDEISDHAKVLTLSDDLERTIEERVNILFDFVKKKKEEGIIDSSDKEIVAEAERLDVKAMGPLVLTEVLFNEKIREQIKKYRRHFLRFCHNNKKAQRYLLHGLECVVAMHQAQLISKIPHILKEMYDADLLEEEVIISWSEKASKKYVSKELAKEIRVKAEPFIKWLKEAEEESSGGEEDDEDENIEVVYSKTASVPKVETVKSDNKDDDIDIDAI, from the exons ATGTCTGTCAATGTCAACCGCAGCGTGTCAGACCAGTTCTATCGCTACAAGATGCCCCGTCTGATTGCCAAG GTCGAGGGCAAAGGAAATGGAATCAAGACAGTTATAGTCAACATGGTTGACGTTGCAAAGGCGCTTAATCGGCCTCCAACGT ATCCCACCAAATATTTTGGTTGTGAGCTGGGAGCACAGACCCAGTTTGATGTTAAGAATGACCGTTACATTGTCAATGGATCTCATGAGGCGAATAAGCTGCAAGACATGTTGGATGGattcattaaaaaatttgttCTCTGTCCTGAATGTGAGAATCCTGAAACAGATTTG CATGTCAATCCAAAGAAGCAAACAATAGGTAATTCTTGTAAAGCCTGTGGCTATCGAGGCATGCTTGACACACATCATAAACTCTGCACATTCATTCTCAAAAACCCACCTG AGAATAGTGACAGTGgtacaggaaagaaggaaaaggaaaagaaaaatagaaagggcAAAGACAAGGAAAATGGCTCCGTATCCAGCAGTGagacaccaccaccaccaccgccgccAAATGAAATTAGTCCTCCTCCACATACAGTG gaagaagaggaggatgaTGACTGGGGAGAAGATACAACTGAGGAAGCTCAAAGGCGTCGAATGGATGAAATCAGTGACCATGCAAAAGTTCTGACACTCAGTGATGATTTGGAAAGAACAATTGAGGAGCGGGTCAATATCCTGTTTGATTTTGTTAAG aaaaagaaagaagagggtaTTATTGATTCGTCTGACAAAGAAATTGTTGCTGAAGCAGAAAGACTGGATGTAAAAGCCATGGGCCCTCTTGTTCTGACTGAAGTTCTTTTTAATGAGAAGATTAGAGAACAGATTAAGAAATACAGGCGCCATTTCCTACGA TTTtgtcacaacaacaaaaaagctcaACGGTACCTTCTTCATGGTTTGGAGTGTGTGGTAGCAATGCATCAAGCTCAGCTTATCTCCAAGATTCCACATATCTTGAAGGAGATGTACGACGCAGATCTTTTAGAAGAAGAGGTCATCATCAGCTGGTCGGAAAAG GCCTCTAAGAAATATGTCTCCAAAGAACTTGCCAAAGAGATTCGTGTCAAAGCAGAACCGTTTATAAAATGGTTGAAGGAAGCAGAGGAAGAGTCGTCTGGTGGtgaagaagatgatgaagatgagaACATTGAG GTGGTGTATTCGAAGACTGCCAGTGTACCGAAAGTGGAAACCGTGAAGTCGGACAACAAGGATGACGACATCGATATTGATGCCATTTAA